The following are encoded in a window of Thiohalobacter sp. IOR34 genomic DNA:
- a CDS encoding gamma carbonic anhydrase family protein produces the protein MSIRDFDGHTPRIDASAFVDETALVIGDVEIGADSSLWPMVVARGDIHRIRIGARSNIQDGSVIHVTHDSDHVPGGHPVVIGDGVTVGHQVTLHGCTIEDDCLIGMGSLVLDGARIERGTLLGAGSLVSPGKVLEGGYLWLGRPAKRIRPLTAEERGYLGYSADHYVRLKERHRRG, from the coding sequence ATGAGCATCCGAGACTTTGACGGCCACACACCCCGCATCGATGCCAGCGCCTTCGTGGACGAGACCGCCCTGGTGATCGGCGATGTGGAGATCGGTGCCGACAGTTCGCTCTGGCCCATGGTGGTGGCGCGGGGCGACATCCATCGCATCAGGATCGGCGCGCGCAGCAATATCCAGGATGGCAGCGTGATCCATGTCACCCACGACAGCGACCACGTCCCCGGTGGACACCCGGTGGTGATCGGCGATGGTGTCACCGTCGGTCATCAGGTCACCCTGCATGGCTGCACCATCGAGGACGACTGCCTGATCGGCATGGGTTCCCTGGTGCTCGATGGCGCGCGGATCGAGCGCGGCACCCTGCTCGGCGCCGGCTCGCTGGTCTCGCCCGGCAAGGTGCTGGAGGGCGGTTACCTCTGGCTGGGGCGCCCGGCCAAGCGTATCCGCCCGCTGACGGCCGAGGAGCGGGGCTATCTCGGTTACTCCGCCGATCACTACGTGCGTCTCAAGGAGCGGCACCGCCGCGGCTGA
- a CDS encoding ABC transporter substrate-binding protein yields MQQNTGTAVVSRAGRHFIWLAGLLLLGLLFMPRAEAGLAPVDVVRAASSQVLERLESEGDALRQDPQRLYELVDHVLVEHMDFQRMSRWVLGKHWKRATPEQRQRFVEEFRTLLVRTYSSALLGYSGQQVKFLPLRAANERQVTVRTEIEQPGGPSVPVHYSLYNRNGEWKAYDVIIDGVSLVANYRATFGAEVRRGGLEQLILSLAERNRQSLAASSL; encoded by the coding sequence ATGCAGCAGAACACAGGGACAGCCGTCGTCAGCCGTGCCGGGAGGCATTTCATCTGGTTGGCGGGCCTGCTGCTGCTCGGCCTGCTGTTCATGCCGCGAGCCGAGGCGGGCCTGGCCCCGGTGGACGTGGTGCGGGCGGCTTCCAGCCAGGTGCTGGAGCGCCTGGAGAGCGAGGGCGATGCCTTGCGCCAGGATCCGCAGCGGCTGTACGAGCTGGTCGATCATGTGCTGGTCGAGCACATGGACTTCCAGCGCATGTCGCGCTGGGTACTGGGCAAGCACTGGAAGCGGGCCACGCCCGAGCAGCGGCAGCGCTTCGTCGAGGAATTCCGCACCCTGCTGGTGCGCACCTACTCATCGGCCCTGCTCGGCTACAGCGGCCAGCAGGTGAAGTTCCTGCCGCTGCGTGCCGCCAACGAACGCCAGGTGACGGTGCGGACCGAGATCGAGCAGCCGGGCGGCCCCTCGGTCCCGGTGCATTACAGCCTCTACAACAGGAACGGCGAGTGGAAGGCCTATGACGTCATCATCGACGGCGTCAGCCTGGTGGCCAACTACCGCGCCACCTTCGGTGCCGAGGTCCGCCGCGGCGGGCTGGAGCAGCTGATCCTGTCGCTGGCCGAGCGCAACCGCCAGTCGCTGGCGGCGAGCAGCCTCTGA
- a CDS encoding inorganic phosphate transporter: protein MDFGTSYIVLACIFGLFMAWGVGANDVANAMGTSVGSKALTIRQAVIVAAIFEFAGAYLAGGQVTKTIRKGIVDADLLSATPELLIFGMLAALLAAGIWLLVASRFGWPVSTTHSIVGAIVGFAAVGIGMDAVHWDKVGKIVMSWVVSPALAGIISYWLFRSVQFLILNSRQPFVAAKRWVPYYMFLVGFIIALVTLFKGLKHIGLELEPLENYGIAAAVGAASMAFGVFAIARIKFDPLADTDFHFANVERVFGVLMMVTACAMAFAHGSNDVANAVGPLAAVVGIVESGGQVAHKTAMPAWILILGGTGIVVGLFTYGHKVIATVGSGITELTPSRGFAATLAAATTVVLASGTGLPISTTHTLVGAVLGVGLARGIAALNMDVVRTIFLSWIITLPAGAILAIVFFYLLKAVFGG from the coding sequence ATGGATTTCGGTACCAGCTATATCGTTCTGGCCTGCATCTTCGGCCTGTTCATGGCCTGGGGCGTCGGCGCCAACGACGTCGCCAACGCCATGGGCACCTCGGTCGGCTCCAAGGCGCTGACCATCCGCCAGGCGGTGATCGTCGCCGCCATCTTCGAATTCGCCGGCGCCTACCTGGCCGGCGGACAGGTCACCAAGACCATCCGCAAGGGGATCGTCGATGCCGACCTGCTGAGCGCCACCCCCGAACTGCTGATCTTCGGCATGCTGGCGGCGCTGCTGGCCGCCGGCATCTGGCTGCTGGTCGCGTCCCGTTTCGGCTGGCCGGTATCCACCACCCATTCCATCGTCGGCGCCATCGTCGGTTTCGCCGCAGTGGGAATCGGCATGGATGCCGTGCACTGGGACAAGGTGGGCAAGATCGTCATGAGCTGGGTGGTCTCGCCGGCCCTGGCGGGGATCATCTCCTACTGGCTGTTCCGCAGCGTGCAGTTCCTGATCCTCAACAGCCGCCAACCCTTCGTGGCCGCCAAGCGCTGGGTGCCCTACTACATGTTCCTGGTCGGCTTCATCATCGCCCTGGTCACCCTGTTCAAGGGCCTCAAGCACATCGGCCTGGAGCTGGAACCACTGGAGAACTATGGCATCGCTGCCGCCGTCGGCGCGGCCAGCATGGCCTTCGGCGTCTTCGCCATCGCCCGCATCAAGTTCGACCCCCTGGCCGACACCGACTTCCACTTCGCCAACGTGGAACGGGTGTTCGGCGTGCTGATGATGGTCACCGCCTGCGCCATGGCCTTCGCCCATGGCTCCAACGACGTCGCCAACGCCGTCGGCCCGCTGGCCGCCGTGGTCGGCATCGTCGAGAGCGGCGGCCAGGTGGCACACAAGACCGCCATGCCGGCCTGGATCCTGATCCTCGGTGGCACCGGCATCGTGGTCGGCCTGTTCACCTACGGCCACAAGGTCATCGCCACCGTCGGCAGCGGCATCACCGAACTCACCCCCAGCCGCGGTTTCGCCGCCACCCTGGCCGCCGCCACCACCGTGGTGCTGGCCTCCGGCACCGGGCTGCCGATCTCCACCACCCACACCCTGGTCGGCGCGGTGCTCGGCGTCGGTCTTGCGCGCGGCATCGCGGCGCTGAACATGGACGTGGTACGCACCATCTTCCTGTCCTGGATCATCACCCTGCCGGCCGGCGCCATCCTGGCCATCGTCTTCTTCTATCTGCTCAAGGCGGTGTTTGGCGGATGA
- the prlC gene encoding oligopeptidase A: MTNPLLDLKGLPPFSKIRPEHVEPAIEALLEECRETVARLLEAGGDYTWDNLIQPIEDVEDRLSRAWSPVSHMNSVVNSEALRSAYNTCLPRLSEYGTEMGQNEALYRAYRAIAEGPAAEALDPAQRKVIDNALRDFKLSGVALPAEQRERYKTIMQELSSLTARFEENLLDATNAWQKLVTDESQLAGLPESAISLARQMAEREGLEGWLFNLEFPSYHPVLSYADDRELRRELYTAYVTRASDEGPHAGRWDNGPVMEEILALRHEAARLLGFANYAERSLATKMARSPEQVLSFLNDLAKRSLERAREELEEVRNFARDQFGVKEIEAWDVAYYSEKLRQHKYAISQEELKPWFPETRVLPGMFAVVERLYGLQIEEHQGIDVWHPDVRFFEIRDERGELRGQFYLDLYARPQKRGGAWMDECVSRRITRDGLQTPVAYLTCNFSPPIGDDPALFTHDEVITLFHEFGHGLHHMLTQVDYAGVSGISGVAWDAVELPSQFMENWCWEREALDLIAGHYQSGEALPEEMFRRMTAARNFQSAMQMVRQLEFAIFDFRLHLEYDPEKGGRIYEILKEVREQVAVMQPPSFNRFPHSFAHIFAGGYAAGYYSYKWAEVLSADAFAAFEEAGIFDRETGRRFLTRILEQGGSRDPMELFIDFRGREPTIDALLRHTGLAA; the protein is encoded by the coding sequence ATGACCAACCCGCTGCTCGATCTCAAGGGCCTGCCGCCCTTCTCCAAGATCCGCCCCGAACACGTCGAGCCCGCCATCGAGGCCCTGCTCGAGGAATGCCGGGAGACGGTGGCGCGGTTGCTGGAGGCCGGCGGCGACTATACCTGGGACAACCTGATCCAGCCCATCGAGGACGTGGAGGACCGGCTGTCGCGCGCCTGGTCGCCGGTCAGCCACATGAACTCGGTGGTCAACAGCGAGGCACTGCGCAGCGCCTACAACACCTGCTTGCCGAGGCTGTCCGAGTACGGCACCGAGATGGGCCAGAACGAGGCCCTTTACCGCGCCTACCGGGCGATCGCCGAAGGTCCGGCCGCCGAGGCACTCGACCCGGCACAGCGCAAGGTGATCGACAACGCGCTGCGCGACTTCAAGCTCTCCGGCGTCGCCCTGCCGGCCGAGCAGCGCGAGCGCTACAAGACGATCATGCAGGAGCTGTCCTCGCTGACCGCCAGGTTCGAGGAGAACCTGCTGGACGCCACCAACGCCTGGCAAAAGCTGGTGACGGACGAATCGCAGCTGGCCGGCCTGCCGGAATCGGCGATCTCCCTGGCACGACAGATGGCCGAGCGCGAGGGCCTGGAGGGCTGGCTGTTCAACCTGGAATTTCCCTCCTATCATCCGGTGCTGAGCTATGCCGACGACCGTGAGCTGCGGCGTGAGCTGTACACCGCCTATGTCACCCGCGCCTCGGACGAGGGCCCCCACGCCGGCCGCTGGGACAACGGTCCGGTGATGGAGGAGATCCTCGCCCTGCGCCACGAGGCAGCGCGGCTGCTCGGCTTCGCCAACTACGCCGAGCGCTCGCTGGCCACCAAGATGGCGCGCTCCCCGGAACAGGTGCTCAGTTTCCTCAACGACCTGGCGAAACGCTCCCTGGAGCGGGCACGCGAGGAACTGGAGGAGGTACGCAACTTCGCCCGCGATCAATTCGGAGTGAAGGAGATCGAGGCCTGGGACGTCGCCTACTACTCGGAGAAGCTGCGCCAGCACAAGTACGCCATCTCCCAGGAAGAACTGAAACCCTGGTTCCCGGAGACGCGGGTGCTGCCCGGCATGTTCGCGGTAGTGGAACGCCTCTACGGCCTGCAGATCGAGGAGCATCAGGGCATCGACGTCTGGCATCCGGACGTACGCTTCTTCGAAATCCGCGACGAGCGCGGCGAGCTGCGCGGCCAGTTCTACCTCGATCTCTACGCCCGGCCGCAGAAGCGCGGCGGCGCCTGGATGGACGAGTGCGTCTCGCGGCGCATCACCCGCGATGGCCTGCAGACCCCGGTCGCCTACCTCACCTGCAACTTCTCACCGCCGATCGGCGACGACCCGGCACTCTTCACCCACGACGAGGTCATCACCCTGTTCCATGAATTCGGCCACGGCCTGCACCACATGCTGACCCAGGTCGACTACGCCGGCGTCTCCGGCATCTCCGGCGTCGCCTGGGACGCCGTGGAACTGCCCAGCCAGTTCATGGAGAACTGGTGCTGGGAACGGGAGGCACTGGACCTCATCGCCGGCCACTACCAGTCCGGCGAGGCGCTGCCCGAGGAGATGTTCCGGCGCATGACCGCGGCCCGCAACTTCCAGTCCGCCATGCAGATGGTGCGTCAGCTCGAGTTCGCCATCTTCGACTTCCGCCTGCACCTGGAATACGACCCGGAGAAGGGCGGACGCATCTACGAGATCCTGAAGGAGGTGCGGGAGCAGGTAGCGGTGATGCAGCCGCCCTCGTTCAACCGCTTCCCGCACAGCTTCGCCCACATCTTCGCCGGCGGCTACGCCGCGGGCTACTACAGCTACAAGTGGGCCGAGGT
- a CDS encoding RNA-binding protein, with protein MMLYLGNLPRAASEQRLARLMHLPRGALNRLRIIKKPGRDGDTIRYGLLYVDSEAEAKRLRVRSRGLQLDGQPVEVREFQKRVASNERRALDWRSRPWPHKERRLRERRRPN; from the coding sequence ATGATGCTCTATCTGGGAAATCTGCCGAGGGCCGCCTCGGAACAGCGCCTGGCCCGCCTGATGCATCTGCCCCGCGGTGCCCTGAACCGGCTGCGGATCATCAAGAAGCCCGGTCGTGATGGTGACACCATCCGTTATGGGCTGCTCTACGTGGACTCGGAAGCCGAGGCGAAGCGGCTGCGGGTCCGCAGCCGCGGCCTGCAGCTCGATGGTCAGCCGGTCGAGGTGCGGGAATTCCAGAAGCGGGTGGCCAGCAACGAGCGCCGCGCCCTGGACTGGCGCAGCCGGCCCTGGCCGCACAAGGAACGTCGCCTGCGCGAGCGCCGCCGGCCGAACTGA
- the aroE gene encoding shikimate dehydrogenase: MTLDRYAVMGNPIAHSLSPRIHRLFAEQTGEAIRYEAICVEPGRFAEAVAEFRAAGGQGLNVTVPFKQEAWALAERRSERAERAGAVNTLYWDPEDRLCGDNTDGIGLVRDLTRNLDLQLAGSRILLIGAGGAARGVLAPLLEQAPAELLIANRTAARALELEAHFRDLGPVRGCALDAIPRRPFDLLINATAAGLSGEVPPIPAETVKAESCCYDMMYGREPTAFVRWAVAQGAGCARDGLGMLVEQAAESFHIWRGVRPDTAPVIEALRKGD, translated from the coding sequence ATGACCCTCGACCGCTATGCGGTGATGGGCAATCCCATCGCCCACAGCCTGTCGCCGCGCATCCACCGCCTGTTCGCCGAGCAGACCGGCGAGGCGATCCGCTACGAGGCGATCTGCGTCGAGCCGGGCCGCTTCGCCGAGGCCGTGGCCGAGTTTCGCGCCGCCGGCGGCCAGGGCCTGAACGTCACCGTACCCTTCAAGCAGGAGGCCTGGGCGCTGGCCGAGAGGCGCAGCGAACGCGCCGAGCGGGCCGGCGCCGTCAACACCCTCTACTGGGACCCTGAGGACCGCCTCTGCGGCGACAACACCGATGGTATCGGCCTGGTCCGCGACCTGACCCGCAACCTGGACCTGCAACTGGCCGGCAGCCGCATCCTGCTGATCGGCGCCGGAGGCGCGGCCCGCGGCGTCCTCGCCCCCCTGCTGGAACAGGCGCCGGCCGAGCTGCTGATCGCCAACCGCACAGCGGCACGGGCCCTGGAGCTGGAAGCGCACTTCCGCGACCTCGGCCCGGTGCGCGGCTGTGCCCTGGACGCCATTCCCCGGCGCCCATTCGATCTCCTGATCAACGCCACCGCCGCCGGCCTCAGCGGCGAGGTGCCACCGATTCCGGCGGAGACAGTAAAAGCAGAGAGCTGCTGCTACGACATGATGTATGGCCGTGAGCCGACGGCCTTCGTACGCTGGGCCGTGGCGCAGGGTGCAGGCTGCGCCCGTGACGGGCTGGGGATGTTGGTGGAGCAGGCGGCGGAATCCTTCCATATCTGGCGCGGGGTGCGACCGGACACCGCGCCGGTGATCGAGGCGCTGCGGAAAGGGGACTGA
- the gorA gene encoding glutathione-disulfide reductase, with protein MADKHYDLIAIGAGSGGLSVAERAARYGKRCAVIERGPLGGTCVNVGCVPKKVMWFAANLAHSLGDAAGYGFDIELRGFSWERLKAARDAYVQGINDWYHSYLADSGIDLIQGEARFVDARTLEVGGERYTADHVCIAVGGYPAVPDVPGAELGITSDGFFALESQPRRVAVVGSGYIAVELAGVLKALGSDVTLLLRREHLLRDFDAMLREALMEEMLNDGIGILSGTQVAAVSRCDNGELCIECDNGQRLEGFDALIWAIGRKPATAGLGLDAAGVETDAEGYIPSDEFENTNVRGISALGDVNGKVALTPVAIAAARRLADRLYGGMSGRRLDYENIPSVVFSHPPIGTVGLTEAEARERHGDAVKVYSTRFTAMYHALSEHKRQTAMKLVTVGAQEKVVGCHIIGMGADEMLQGFAVAVRMGASKRDLDDTVALHPTSAEELVTLR; from the coding sequence ATGGCAGACAAACACTATGACCTGATCGCCATCGGCGCCGGCAGCGGCGGCCTGTCGGTGGCCGAGCGCGCGGCGCGTTACGGCAAGCGCTGCGCGGTGATCGAGCGCGGCCCGCTGGGCGGCACCTGCGTCAACGTCGGCTGCGTGCCGAAGAAGGTGATGTGGTTCGCGGCCAACCTCGCCCACAGCCTTGGCGATGCCGCCGGCTACGGCTTCGACATCGAGCTGCGTGGTTTCTCGTGGGAGCGGCTGAAGGCCGCCCGTGATGCCTATGTGCAGGGCATCAACGACTGGTATCACAGCTACCTGGCGGATTCCGGGATCGATCTCATCCAGGGCGAGGCGCGCTTTGTCGATGCCCGCACCCTGGAGGTCGGTGGCGAGCGCTACACGGCCGATCACGTCTGCATTGCGGTGGGTGGCTATCCGGCGGTGCCCGACGTGCCCGGTGCCGAGCTGGGCATCACCTCCGACGGTTTCTTTGCCCTGGAGAGCCAGCCGCGGCGGGTGGCGGTGGTCGGCTCGGGCTACATCGCCGTGGAGCTGGCCGGGGTGCTGAAGGCGCTCGGCTCGGACGTCACCCTGCTGCTGCGCCGCGAGCACCTGTTGCGCGACTTCGACGCCATGCTGCGTGAGGCGCTGATGGAGGAGATGCTGAACGACGGCATCGGCATCCTCTCCGGCACCCAGGTGGCGGCGGTCAGCCGCTGTGACAACGGCGAATTGTGCATCGAGTGCGACAACGGCCAGCGCCTGGAGGGCTTCGATGCCCTGATCTGGGCCATCGGCCGCAAGCCGGCGACGGCCGGGCTGGGGCTGGATGCGGCCGGGGTGGAGACCGATGCAGAGGGTTACATCCCCAGTGACGAATTCGAGAACACCAATGTGCGGGGCATCAGCGCGCTGGGCGACGTCAACGGCAAGGTGGCGCTGACGCCGGTGGCCATCGCTGCCGCCCGGCGCCTGGCCGACCGCCTCTACGGCGGCATGAGCGGGCGCCGGCTCGACTACGAAAACATCCCTTCCGTGGTGTTCAGCCATCCGCCGATCGGCACCGTGGGCCTGACCGAGGCCGAGGCCCGCGAGCGGCACGGCGATGCGGTCAAGGTCTACAGCACCCGCTTTACCGCCATGTACCATGCCCTGAGCGAGCACAAGCGCCAGACCGCCATGAAGCTGGTCACCGTGGGTGCGCAGGAAAAGGTGGTCGGCTGTCACATCATCGGCATGGGCGCCGACGAGATGCTGCAGGGCTTTGCCGTCGCCGTCCGCATGGGGGCCAGCAAGCGTGACCTGGACGATACCGTGGCCCTGCATCCGACCAGCGCCGAGGAGCTGGTAACCCTGCGCTGA
- a CDS encoding bile acid:sodium symporter family protein: protein MAALLALSRLIANQLAPLTLLGAVAAYLHPPLFLVFRESFLWFFAATMFALGVVLEPRELRATLREPGRIGLGVLTQYTVMPLLGLAAALLMPLPDAVALGFIIVACAPGAMASNVIVYLAGGAVAYSVSLTTVATLLSPLLTPALVKWLGGVFLPIPFWPMMQTILWTVLLPLLAGLALRRLLGARLGVARELAPAIAALAIVVICSYAVAANQGRIAAMGPLVMLTVIAVNGLGYAAGWWLARRYGFDRRHRLTLAIEIGMQNAGLGVALALRHFTPETALPGALFAVWCILTAAGASAFLRRRAAVMPTVA, encoded by the coding sequence ATGGCCGCCCTGCTTGCGCTCTCCCGGCTGATCGCCAACCAGCTGGCGCCGCTGACCCTGCTCGGGGCGGTCGCCGCCTATCTGCATCCGCCGTTGTTCCTGGTGTTCCGGGAGAGTTTTCTCTGGTTCTTCGCCGCCACCATGTTCGCTCTGGGGGTGGTGCTGGAGCCGCGGGAGCTGCGCGCCACGCTGCGCGAGCCGGGGCGGATCGGCCTCGGCGTGCTGACCCAGTACACGGTGATGCCGCTGCTCGGCCTGGCGGCGGCCCTGTTGATGCCGCTGCCGGATGCCGTGGCGCTCGGCTTCATCATCGTCGCCTGCGCCCCGGGGGCCATGGCCAGCAACGTCATCGTCTATCTGGCGGGCGGTGCGGTGGCCTACTCGGTGAGTCTGACCACGGTGGCCACCCTGCTCTCGCCACTGCTGACTCCGGCGCTGGTCAAGTGGCTGGGCGGGGTCTTCCTGCCCATCCCCTTCTGGCCGATGATGCAGACCATTCTCTGGACGGTGCTGTTGCCGCTGCTGGCCGGTCTGGCGCTGCGGCGCCTGCTGGGGGCGCGGCTGGGCGTGGCGCGGGAGCTGGCGCCGGCCATCGCGGCGCTGGCCATCGTCGTCATCTGCAGCTACGCGGTGGCCGCCAACCAGGGGCGGATCGCCGCCATGGGGCCGCTGGTGATGCTGACCGTGATCGCCGTCAACGGCCTCGGCTATGCGGCCGGCTGGTGGCTGGCGCGGCGCTATGGCTTCGATCGCCGCCACCGGCTGACCCTGGCCATCGAGATCGGCATGCAGAATGCCGGCCTGGGCGTGGCCCTGGCGCTGCGGCACTTCACCCCGGAAACCGCCCTGCCCGGCGCCCTGTTCGCCGTCTGGTGCATCCTCACCGCCGCCGGGGCCAGCGCTTTTCTGCGCCGCCGGGCGGCCGTGATGCCGACGGTTGCTTGA
- a CDS encoding TIGR00153 family protein, giving the protein MARTTISSLFSSSPVRPLQKQMAAVIDCVKELEPFFQHVLDKDWEGAARQQQRISELEREADKLKRELRLNLPNSLFMPVSRRDILEVLTMQDKIANRAKDIAGLILGRRMEIPEPIGPLMMAFVRRSIDAAVQAQTAINELDELVETGFRGGEVELVESMIKKLDEIESDTDRMQVEIRAALFEREKELPPIEVMFLYRIIDWIGDLADRAQRVGSRLELMLAR; this is encoded by the coding sequence ATGGCACGTACCACCATCTCCAGCCTGTTCAGTTCCTCGCCGGTCCGCCCGCTGCAGAAGCAGATGGCGGCGGTGATCGACTGCGTCAAGGAACTGGAGCCTTTCTTCCAGCATGTCCTGGACAAGGATTGGGAGGGCGCCGCCCGTCAGCAGCAACGGATCAGCGAACTGGAACGGGAGGCCGACAAGCTCAAGCGCGAGCTGCGCCTCAACCTGCCCAACAGCCTGTTCATGCCGGTATCGCGGCGTGACATCCTCGAAGTGCTGACCATGCAGGACAAGATCGCCAACCGCGCCAAGGACATCGCCGGGCTGATCCTCGGCCGGCGGATGGAGATCCCCGAGCCCATCGGTCCGCTGATGATGGCCTTCGTGCGCCGTTCCATCGATGCCGCGGTACAGGCCCAGACCGCCATCAACGAGCTGGACGAACTGGTGGAGACCGGCTTCCGCGGCGGCGAGGTGGAACTGGTGGAATCCATGATCAAGAAGCTCGACGAGATCGAGAGTGACACCGACCGCATGCAGGTGGAGATCCGCGCCGCCCTGTTCGAGCGCGAGAAGGAACTGCCACCGATCGAGGTCATGTTTCTGTACCGCATCATCGACTGGATCGGCGACCTGGCCGACCGCGCCCAGCGCGTCGGCAGCCGTCTGGAGCTGATGCTCGCCCGTTAA
- the hemB gene encoding porphobilinogen synthase, with protein MRMRRMRRDDFSRRLMRESRLSVDDLIYPMFILEGEGQCEAVASMPGVERVSIDLLLAEAAELVALGVPAVALFPVTPADRKTEDAREAYNPDGLAQRAVRALKAEHPSLGVITDVALDPFTTHGQDGLIDDSGYVLNDETVEVLVRQALSHAEAGADVVAPSDMMDGRIGAIRDALEAAGHIHTRILAYSAKYASSFYGPFRDAVGSAANLASGNKYSYQMDPANGDEALWEVGLDLEEGADMVMVKPGLPYLDIVRRVKERFAVPTYAYQVSGEYAMLMAAAQNGWLDERAVILESLLAFKRAGADGILTYFAKRVAVWLQE; from the coding sequence ATGCGCATGCGCCGCATGCGCCGCGACGACTTTTCCCGACGCCTGATGCGCGAGTCCCGGCTGTCGGTCGACGACCTCATCTATCCCATGTTCATCCTCGAGGGCGAGGGCCAGTGCGAGGCGGTGGCCTCCATGCCCGGGGTGGAGCGGGTCAGCATCGATCTGCTGCTGGCCGAGGCCGCCGAACTGGTCGCCCTGGGGGTACCGGCGGTGGCCCTGTTTCCGGTGACCCCGGCCGACAGGAAGACCGAGGATGCCCGCGAGGCCTACAATCCGGACGGCCTGGCGCAGCGCGCGGTGCGGGCGCTGAAGGCCGAACACCCCTCGCTCGGCGTGATCACCGACGTGGCGCTGGATCCCTTCACCACCCACGGCCAGGACGGGCTGATCGACGACAGCGGCTACGTGCTCAACGACGAGACGGTGGAGGTGCTGGTCAGGCAGGCCCTGTCCCACGCCGAGGCCGGCGCCGACGTGGTCGCGCCCTCGGACATGATGGACGGCCGCATCGGTGCCATCCGCGACGCCCTGGAGGCCGCCGGCCACATCCACACCCGCATCCTCGCCTATTCCGCCAAGTACGCCTCCAGCTTCTACGGCCCCTTCCGCGACGCGGTGGGCTCGGCCGCCAACCTCGCTAGCGGCAACAAGTACAGCTACCAGATGGACCCCGCCAATGGCGACGAGGCCCTGTGGGAGGTCGGCCTCGACCTGGAGGAGGGTGCCGACATGGTGATGGTCAAGCCGGGTCTGCCCTACCTGGACATCGTCCGCCGGGTCAAGGAGCGCTTCGCTGTGCCCACCTATGCCTACCAGGTCAGCGGCGAATACGCCATGCTGATGGCGGCGGCCCAGAACGGCTGGCTCGACGAGCGGGCCGTGATCCTCGAATCGCTGCTCGCCTTCAAGCGCGCGGGTGCCGACGGCATCCTCACCTACTTCGCCAAGCGGGTGGCCGTCTGGCTGCAGGAATAG